A segment of the Actinomyces sp. oral taxon 171 str. F0337 genome:
CTCGATGCGGCCCTTCGACTTGGTCTGACGACCCGCTCTCAGCTTGAGAGCCTCCTACGGGGCCCGCGAAACCACCGCTCCCGCACGCTTGTGTCACGGTCGCTCCCCGATGCCCGCTCTCTCCTGGAGACGATCGCTCGTTATGAGCTAGAAGAGGCCGGATACCGGCCGGCGACGGCAGTGTTCGTCCCCGGCGTTGGAGAGGTGGATCTGGTGCTGACAGCTCACCCACACGACCTCACCCCCGACACCAAGGCGCTTCGATCAGACAGTCACCCAGCGCTTCTCATCGAAACGGACGGCTACACCTTTCACTCCTCCCATCTCGACTGGGAGCACGACCACCTGCGCGACCAGGCCGCGATCACCGCGAGTCACGTTCCATTGCGTCTGACTAGCCGACAGGTCCTCCAGCACGGCACGGTCGAGATTGTCACCCCCATCGCCATGCGTATGGGAATCACCCCGATCATCCGCTCCAGGCGGGGTGAAGGCACCCTTACCCCATAGGTTCCGAGCACGACGGGCACGGCAGACGAACCGGGGGAACCGTCACCTGGATCATTGGCGGACGCAGACCGCCGCATCTGCCCCGCCCTGGAGCCAGACGTCCCAGCTCTTGACCCGCGGACGTATGACGACAGCATGTCTTCAGAGCAAAGAGACCGACAGAGTCACCATGCAGCGATTCTGTCCGTATAGGACGACATTGAATCGGAGCGCCCGCATCGCGGTTTGTAAAAGCCCAGGTCATCACTTTGTTTCTATTTAATAGTGGATGCGATCGGCCATCAAAGCCGTCCCATCTGGACACTTTCAGGGCTCGGGCACCCTCTGTAGGCTCAGCGTGTGAGTCGCACCAGTGCCGCGCCCGTCATCGTCTCCTGCGCCATGGCAGAGGAGGCCGAGCCCTTCATGGACGCCCTGCCCGAGCGCGCGGCGGCCAAGGCGCCGAACCTGCCGGGCTCCGCGCACGCCTGGTCCCTCCAGCTCCCCGGCGACGAGCGCGAGCTCATCCTGGTACGCAGTGGTATCGGGCTCGTGGCGGCCGCGAGCGCGCTGGCGACGGTCCTGGCTCAGGTCCGCCCCGGCGCCGTCGTCTCGGCGGGGACCACCGGCGGGCTCGGCCGCCAGGTCGAGGTCGGCGACGTCTGCGTCTCGACGACCCTGGCCTACACCGACGCCGACGCCACCGCCTTCGGCTACGCCCGCGGCCAGACCCCGGGCCAGCCGGAGACCTTCGGCGGGGACCCGGCTCTGCTGGAGCGCCTGGAGCAGGTGGGCCAGGAGGCCCTGCGCGGCGCCACAGCGTCGTCGGGCTCGGCGCGGCTGCGCGTCGGTCAGATGCTGGCCGGCAACTCCTTCGTGACGGCTGCGAACGTGGCCGACACTCGTGAGGTCTTCCCCGCAGCGCTGAGCACCGACATGGAGTCGACGGCTCTGGCGCAGGTGGCGGCGAGTGCCGGCATCCCCTTCGCCTCGGTGCGCGGCGTATCCGACCTGTGCGGCCCGGAGGCTGGCCAGGACTTCCACATCGCCGCCGAGGAGGCCGCCGCCCGCAGCGCCGCGGTCGTCCTGGCCCTGCTCAGCTGATCCACTGACGGCCCCGAGCCTCACCGACATTTTCTTCATAGATCGACCTGTTCTTCACAAACGACCCGGAGCCGCGTCGTTTCTGAAGAATGTGTCGGTTTAGTCGGCCTGGCGCAAGCGAGCCTCACCGGCGCGAGTCGTGCTGCGGCGTGAAGGCCGACGTCGGGCAGCTGGCGCCCCACTCGTTCATCGCATCGAGCACCGGCCGCAGGCTCCTGCCCAGGTCGGTGAGCTCGTAGACGACGCGGGGCGGTACCTCCGGGTAGGCGTGTCGGCTGACGATCCCGCGCGACTCGAACATCCGCAACCGGTTGGTCAGCGTGTGCGCGCTGATCCCCGGCAGGGCGTCGCGCAGCTCCCCGAAGCGCTGCGGGCCGTGCATGAGCTCGCGCACGATGAGCGTCGCCCAGGGCCCGTCGAACAGCAGCAGGAACCTCGCCACCCCGCACTCGGGAAGATCGACCTCACTCATGACATCGAAACCTACCCCAATAGTGCAGTTGACGTAACTGATGCACCGTATGCACTAATGGCGTCATGGCTGACATCATTCACGGCGCCACCGGCGCCCAAGGCTCCCCCGTTCTATCCGCTCTGACCTCCGCAGGGCGCACCGCCGTCGCAGCGGTCCGCCATCCCGAGGCGGTCCCCGCCGGCGTCGTCGCCCGGCAGGTCGATCTCGCCTCGGCTGACTCACTCGCCGCCGCCTATGAGGGCGCCGACGGCGTCTTCGTCCACCTGCCCATGGGCGCACCCGAGGCGGCGGCCGCCCAGGCCCGGGCCGTCGTCGAGGCCGTCACCCGGGCCCGCCCCGGTCGCGTCGTCATCTCCACCAGCGGGCAGATCGTCGACCAGCCGGGATCACCGCTGCAGGCGCCCGCGGACAGCCCCATCATGACGCTCATCAACGGCGTGACCGGCAGCGGCGTCCCCACGGCCGTGGTCGCCCCACGCCTCTACCTGGAGAACCTGCTCTTGCCGGTCGTCCTGGCCCCCACGCGTGAGGAGGGCGTGCTGCGCTACCCGCTCCCGACGTCGTTCCCGGTCTCCTGGAGCTCGCACCTGGACGTGGCCGAGGTCGTCGCCCGCCTGCTCACGGACGCCTCCCCCACCACGGGCACGGTCGGCGTCGGTCACCTGCCCGGACTGACGGGACCGGATCTGGCCGCGGCCTTCTCCAACCATCTGGGCCGCGAGGTCCATTTCGAGGGCATCACGCCCGAGGCCTTCGGCGAGCTCATCACGCCGCTCTTCGGGCCGGCCGCGGCGCCGGTCGTCGAGCTCTACCGGGCCCTCAACGCGCAGGACGGCAACACCATCGCCGAGGACGGCAGCGCCCAGGAGCTCCTGGGGCTACGACCGCGCCCGATCGAGCAGTGGCTGGAGGACCTGGCGGTCTCGTAGCCGCACTCACCGACATTTTCTTCACAGACCAACCTCTTCTTCATAGATGACCCGGAGCCGCGTCGATTCTGAAGAAAACGTCGGTCTGTCGGCCGGCGTGGGCGTCTGGGCGCGACATCGCGGCGACAGCAGAGAGCGGGCAGGCTGCGGGTGTCTGCCGGGCGCCACTCAGTCGGCCTGGCGCAGGCGGGCCTCGACGCGCTCGACCTTCGCGGCCATCTGGCCGGTCCAGCCGGGGCGGATGTCGGCCTTGAGGACGAGCGCCACGCGCGGGCTCACCTCGGCGACCGCCTCGCAGGCCCGCTTGACCACGTCCATGCACTCGTCCCACTCCCCCTCGACCGTGGTGAACATCGACGTCGTCTCATGGGGCAGTCCCGAGTCGCGCACTACGCGCACGGCTCGGGCCACCGCCTCGGAGACTGACCCGTCGGGCGCGTCAGTGGTGGTCGGGGACACGGAGAAGGCGACAAGCATGCGGCCAGGCTAGCCCCGAGGCGCCATCCGGGGCCGCCGCCGATCGTTCTTGCCTTCGAGTGCGCTCGAAGTCCTACGGTCTGCACCATGACCAGCGCGATTGCTCCAGACAACGAGCCCGACGACGTCCGGCTCCGCGAGGCACTCCGCCTCGACTTCGTCCCACCCAGTGACAACGTCGGGCCGGCAACCGGGCCTGGTGCAGCCGGATGGGACATTGCAACCACTGCCGATCGCCTGGGGGTCAGCGCCCACACTCTGCGCTACTACGAGCGGATCGGGCTCGTGCGGGTGGAGCGTGACGCCTCGGGACACCGTCGTTACGACGCCGCCGGCGTACGGCGTCTGGTGTTCCTCACCCGGATGCGGACCTCGGGCATGCCGATCCGCGATCTGCGGCGCTATGTCGCGCTGGTCAAGGCCGGTCGGGACACGGTGCCCGAGCGCCTGTCCCTGCTCACCGAGCACCGCGACGGCCTGCGCACCCGGATCGACGAGCTCCGGCTGGCACTGTCCGCCACCGAGTACAAGATCACCGTCTACACGCGGGAGCTGGAGGGGCAAACCACCGTGGACGACATCGACACTTCCGAGACTGACAAGGAGAACCCCTCATGACCACTGAAACCACTCACCCCCAGCACGACGTCAACAGCCCCGAGAACCTGGCCCGGCGCGAGCGCGGCCTGGAGATCGCCCGCTCGGTCGACGGCGAGGCGGCCCAGGCCGTCATCAACTCCCTGGCCGACATCAGCCCGGCACTCGGCCACCACATCGCGGCCTTCGGCTTCGGGGACGTCTACGCCCGCCCCGGGCTCGACCCGCGCAGCCGCCAGCTCGTCACGATCGGCGTGCTCACGGCCCTGGGCGGCTGCGAGCCGCAGCTGAGGATCCACATCGGGGCCGCCCTCAACGTGGGGCTGACCCGTGAGGAGATCATCGAGGCGATCCTGCACGCCTCGGTCTACGCCGGCTTCCCGCGAGCGCTCAACGCCACCTTCGTGGCCCGCGAGGTGTTCACCGAACGCGACGCCGCCGAATGATCGTCCGCATCGGCTCGTATCGCGCGGCCTCAGCAGGTCGTGAAAGAGGCGTGCGTGTCCAAATCGGTGACAAAGGCGGGCTCCGGGTGCACACTGCCACAAAGAAACCGCATGATTCCGCGCTTCTATTGCCAGCCTCATCGGGCCGCAGGCTTCTTTGTCACCGATTTGGACACCCAGGGCTCACTCGGCCCGGATCCGGCGGCCCCGGAGGCACTCCCCCGCCCACCGCTGTCAAGTCACCCCTTACAGCGCCACGAGAACCTGGACCATGACGATCTTGACGACGATGGCCAGAGCGAACAGGGTCGCGTAGCCGGCCTCGATGCGCTCGTCATCGCGCTTGGACAGGGCGAAGGCCAGGATCGCGGGCTGCCCGACGAGCCCGGCCAGGCCGCCGGAGGCGCGCTGCGCGGAGACCCCGGCCCACCGCGCCCCGGCCAGCATGACGATCGCACTGACCGCCACGACGAGCGCGGCGAGCACCCCCACCTTGAGCCCCGTCATCGAGAAGGCCGAGGCCGCGAAGTCAGGCCCCGAGGCCAACCCGATCGCGGCCAGGAAGAACAGCAGCCCCAGCTGACGGATGGTGGAGTTGGCGGCGTGCGGCAGCCCCCACACGAAGGGCCCGGTGCGCCCCACCCACCCCAGGACCATGCCGACGACGAGCGGCCCGGCCGCCACCCCGAGCCGCAGGGTGATGCCGCCGGGCAGCGGGATCGCCACCAGCCCCAGGAGCACGCCGAGCGCCATGCCGGCCCCGACGGAGAAGGCGTCGATCTGGGCGATGGAGCGCTCGGAGTCGCCGAACCAGTCGCCGGCCTTCTCCAGCTCGTCGCTGGGGACGACCGCCAGCACCCGGTCACCGAGCTCCAGGACGAGGTCCTCACGGGCCAGCAGGTCCAGGTCACCGCGCTTGACGCGGGTGATGACGCCCTGGAAGCGCCCGGGCATGTCCACCTCGGCGACGGTGCGGCCGGCCACCCGTGTCGAGGAGACGGTCAGGCGCCGGAAGTCGACGGCGGTGCGGTCCTTGGCCAGGCAGTTGTGAAACCCGGTGCCCAGGTCGTGCACGGCGGACTCGACGGCGGACGGCGCCCCGACGATGACGACCTTGTCCCCGGGCAGCAGCACCTCACCGGGGGCCACGACCCGGGTCTCGCCGTCGCGCTCCAGGTAGGAGATGCGGATGCTGCCCTCCTTGAAGGCCTTCATCTCGCCGAGGGCCACCCGCTGCAGGAGGTAGACGCTGGTGGCGGTGATGCCGTCAGCGCTGGCGGGCCTCGGGTCGCGCCCCCCGGGCCAGGAGCGCCCCACGACCCCGGAGACGATGAGGATGGCGACGGCAACGCCCACGGGGTAGGCCAGGGCGTAGCCGACGGCGGGCTCCTGGGTGCCGGCCGCCTCGATGGCGGCGTCGAGCACCGGTGAGGTGAGGGCGCCCGCGTAGGCGCCGGAGTCCATGGCGGGGCTTACCCCGGCCAGGTGGGAGTAGAGGCCGCCCGCCGCACCGGCGATCACGAGCGCGACGACGCACACGGCCATGAGCGGCAGCTGCCTGCGCAGGTCGCGGAAGAAGGTGTTGCCGGCGGCCAGGCCCACGGTGTAGCAGAACAGGGCCAGGCCGAGGCTTCGCAGCAGGGTCAGATCAGCGCCGAGCCGGGGGTCGAGGGCGCCGACCGCGAGGCCGACGAAGAGCGCCCCGGCCGCGCCGAAGCGGATCGGTCCCAGCGGGATCTGCCCGACGGCGGTCCCCAGGCCGATGACGAGGAAGACGGTGAGGATCGGCGCCTGCGCGAGGACGTCGAGGACGGGATGAAGCACGGACACGACGCCAGGGTAGCCGTACGCCCCGCCGTCGGATCCGCCATCGCTTCCCTTCCGCCACCAGGAGGAATACCCTGGGATGGTCACCGGAGACGATGACGTCACACCTTTTCTCGACGACGAGAACGGAATCCCGATGCCCCAGAAAGAAGCCTCCCTGCCGACATACACCGAGCAGGAGGAGAAACGGATCATCCGCAACGACGACGGCGTCCCCGTCGGCATACGTCCTGACAATCGATGGACACCCGTACGGATCGCCACATGGGTGGCCATCACCGCCCTGGGCGTCCTGGGGTGGTGGATGCTGGCGGTCGTGCGCGGCGAGCACGTCAACACCATCTGGTTCGTAGTCACCGCCGTGTGCACCTACGCGATCGGGTACCGCTTCTACGCCCTCTACATCCAGCGGCGCATCATGCGCCCCGACGACACCAACGCCACCCCGGCCGAGCGCATCAACAACGGGCGCGACTTCGACCCCACCCACCGTGTCGTCCTCTACGGCCACCACTTCGCAGCCATCGCCGGCGCCGGCCCGCTGGTCGGCCCGGTCCTGGCCGCCCAGATGGGCTACCTGCCCGGCACCCTGTGGATCATCATTGGCGTCCTCGTGGCCGGCGCCGTCCAGGACATGCTCGTCCTGTTCTTCTCCATGCGCCGCGGCGGCCGCTCTCTGGGCCAGATGGCCACGGATGAGATCGGCAAGATCGGCGGCATCGTGGCGACCATCGTCGTCTTCGTCATGCTCATGATCGTCCTGGCGGTCCTGGCCATGGTCTGCGTCAACGCCCTGGCCGCCTCCCCCTGGGGCGTCTTCTCGGTGGGCATGACCATCCCGATCGCCATCGGGATGGGCCTGTGGCTGCGCTTCGTCCAGCCCGGCAAGATCACCCAGGTCTCCTTCATCGGCTTCGGCCTGCTCATCGCTGTCATCATCGGCGGACGCTGGGTGGCCGAGTCCTCCTTCGGGCACTACCTGCACCTATCCCCCACCACGTTGGTGTGGGCCATGATCATCTACGGCTTCCTGGCCGCGGTCCTGCCCGTGTGGGTCCTGCTCACCCCGCGCGACTACCTGTCGACCTTCATGAAGGTCGGCACCATCACGATCCTGGCCCTGGGCATCATCATTGTGCGCCCCCTGGTGGAGATGTCCGCCGTCACCGAGTTCGCCTTCAACACCGCCGGCCCCGTCTTCGCCGGCACCCTCTTCCCCTTCCTGTTCATCACCATCGCCTGCGGCGCCCTGTCCGGCATGCACGCCATGGTCTCCTCGGGCACCAGCCCCAAGATGGTGGAGAAGGAGACCCAGGTCCGCATGATCGGCTACGGCGGCATGCTCATGGAGTCCTTCGTGGCCATCATGGCGCTGGCGGCCGCGGTCTCACTGAGCCCGGGCATCTACTTCTCCATGAACACCTCGACGGCGACCATGAACAAGCTCGCCGGCCCCGAGACGGTGGCCGCCGCCCCCTGCAAGACCACCGACGACCCCGATCACCACTGCGAGAAGCTCGCCGAGTCCGCCGTCGCCAAGCTCGGCGTCACCGACGCCCAGGGCCGCAGGCTCACCCCCGAGTGGGACTCCTGGGACGACAACGGCAACCCCAAGACCTACACGGGCGCCGAGGCCCTGGAGCGCCTGGCCAGCGACGTCGGCGAGCCCAACGTCGTCTCGCGCACCGGCGGCGCCCCCACCCTGTCGGTGGGCATCGCCCACATCCTCCACCAGATCGGCGGAGGCCGGACCATGATGGGCTTCTGGTACCACTTCGCCATCATGTTCGAGGCCCTGTTCATCCTCTCGGCCGTCGACGCCGTCACCCGCGTGGCCCGCTTCCAGCTCTCTGACGCCCTGGGCAACGCCTTCCCCAGGTTCAAGGACCCGTCCTGGCACGTGGGCGCCTGGGGGACAACGGCGGTCGTCGTCGCCTCCTGGGGGGCTCTGCTCCTCATGGGCGTCACCGACCCGCGCGGCGGCATCCAGACGCTCTACCCGTTGTTCGGTATCGCCAACCAGCTCATCGCGGCCGTGGCACTGCTGGTGGTCACCGTCATGGTGGTGCGCAAGGGCTACACGAAGTGGGTGTGGATCCCCGCGATCCCGCTGGTCTTCGACACGGCCGTCACCTTCACGGCCTCGTGGCAGAAGATCTTCTCCACCGACCCGCTCGTGGGCTACTTCCAGCAGCATCGCGAGGCGGTCGCCAAACTGAGCACGCTCTCCGACCCGGCCAAGATCGAGGAGACCAAGGCGATCGTGCGCAACACGATGATTCAGGGGACGCTGTCGATCGTCTTCCTGGTCATGGTCGCCTTCGTCATGGTCTGCGCCCTCATCCGCATCGTCCAGACGATCCGCAACCGGGACACGACGACGTCGGAGGACCCCTACCAGGAGTCCAACTTCTACGCGCCCGAGACGATGATCGCCTCCTCGCTCATGAAGAAGGTCTCCCGGGAGTACGAGCAGGTGGGCGACCCGGCCCTCATCCCCCACAAGGCCCACGCGGAGAAGTCATGACGTCAACCCCTCCGACACCGCGGCCGGCAGGTCGGCCGAGCACCCGCAGTCGACTGCACCAGGCCCTGGCCCGGGCCCGTGCCCTGTGGCGGGACATGACTGGGGAGTCCGCCTATGACCGCTACCTGGAGCGCTACGCCCGCGAGCACGCGCAGTGCCTCCACGGTCACGGGGGCGACCACGGCTCCGGGCACGGCTCTGGGCACGGCCCCATGAGCGAGCGCGAGTTCTGGCGCGCCCGGGCCAAGCAGGCTGAGACGGAGATCAACGCCAGCTGCTGCTGAGCCCCGGAGCACACTCCTGTGCTCGGATCGTCACCGCCCGCCTTCCGGGTCCCCGGAGGGCGGGCGGTAGCGTCGTGAGCGTGCCCGCCCAGCAGCCCGCGCCCGACGCACTGACGTCCGCCGACTCCCCCGACACCTCCCGAGAGACATCACCGGTGTCGGCCGGTTCGCCATCCGCCAACCGCGCCTCGGGCCCGAACCAGCCCGAGGACGTCCTCCCGGGCCGCGCCCGTTACGAGCGGATCGCCCGCGTCGCGACGGTCATCCTCCTGTCCATCATCTGCGTGGCGGTCACATGGCCCTCCGGACACGAGGTCGCCGACCTCAAGGACACCATGGGACCGGGTTTCCTCAGCTCCGAGGGCAAGGACATCGTCCTCAACCTGGTGATGCTGGCACCGGCCACCTTCTGCGCCGTCGCGGGCTGGCGGGACGTCCCCTGGTGGATGTGGGCCCTGGTGGGCTGCGTCATCGGGCTGAGCGCCGAGGTGCTCCAGAGCCTCCTGCCCATGCTGGAGCGGCGCCCCTCGCTGGCCAATGTCGGCCAGAACGCCGTCGGCGCCTGGGCCGGGGCCCTGACCGCCTGGTACCTGCTGCGCCGCTGGCACCTCCGGACCGCCGCCTGACTCCCCCGTCATCACCGGAACGACACCGCCCCCTCCAAGAGAACTGCGTCACCATGTGCGCCCGATGTCCTCTCAGAGGGGACTGAGGAAGCCATGAGGGCGCGACGAACGCCTGTCGTCCCGGGGGAGCAAGCAGGCTCATCCCTCGGGTGGTGCGGGGCGTGTGCTGCACGAGCGTGGGGTGCTACTGGTGGTGGGTCGGGGGCACTCCAGGTAGGTGGGGCCTTCGTGCAGTGGACACAACCCCGGCCAGTGGATCCCCACCCCCGTGGAGTAGGCCGATCCGCGGCTCAGTGTCCACGGGGCCGGCATCATCCGAGACAGCGAAAGGCCCGGACCATGTGGCCCGGGCCTTTCCGTTCTGTGCGCGGGGGGGGACTCGAACCCCCATGATCGTAAGATCACACGGACCTGAACCGTGCGCGTCTACCAATTCCGCCACTCGCGCGAGAAGCGAGCATGAGACTAGCCTGCCGGCCCCGCCGTCGTCCAATCCTCACCGCCACATCCGGCCGTGAGACCGCTCACGACACAATTACCTCACACAGCGGGGGGCCGTCTTCCCTGCAATGGCTTCGCTACCGTTACGATGGGAACGGTATCGGCCTGCACGCAGGTCCGTGCAGGCCCATAGCGAGGCGGGACAGTCCCGCCTCCCGGCTCCATCCCGGGGGCCGCCACACCACATTTGGGGGAGGTACTGTCCATGGGATTCCTGGACAAGTTCGAGAAGGGCGTCGAGAACGTCACGAACCGCGCCATGTCCCGTTTCTCGGACGACATCGAGCCCATCGAGATCGCCTCGAAGCTCCGCGAGACCATGGACAAGCGCGCGGCGTCCTTCGCCCGCGACCGTTCAGTGGTTCCCAATATCTTCCGCATCCACCTCACCCCACCGAGCATCGAGCGCATCACCGCCTGGGGCCAGGACGAGATGGTGCGTCAGATGGAGGAGGTCGCCACCTCGCACGCCGCGGACCAGGGCTACTCCTTCGTCGGCCCGGTCGAGGTCTCCTTCCTCGTCAACAACAACCCCAACGCCCCGGCCATCGAGATCGAGTCCTCCACGCGGCGCGGCGCCGCCGCCCCGGCCGCCTCCGCCACCGCCACCCCGACGCACCCGATCGTCGACATCAACGGCCAGCGCTACCTGCTCACCGGGCCTGTCACCGTCATCGGGCGCGGCTCTGAGGCGGACATCATCGTCGACGACTCCGGCGTCTCACGCCGTCACCTGGAGATCCGCCTGACACACGGCAACGCCATCGCCAGCGACCTGGGCTCCACCAACGGCACCTTCGTCGAGGGCCAGCGGGTCGACGCCGTCACGCTCGTGGACGGCAATACACTGACCATCGGCCGCACCCAGATCCTGTTCTGGGACGGCACCCAGAACAGCGGAGTCAACGGGTGAGCGCACTCGCCTTCACGATCTTACGGCTGGGCTACCTGGTCCTGCTGTGGTTCTTCCTGTACCTCATCGTGCGCGTCATGCGCCGCGACATGGCCGACTCCCCCGCCGCCGGCTCGGCACGTCGGCGCTCCACGGGTGGCTCCGAGCAGCCCTCAGCTCCTCCCCCCAGGGGCCGACGCCGCAGCGCCACCCGCCTGGTCATCACCGAGGGCCCCTTGGCCGGCTCGACCGTGCCCCTGAGCCCGTCGTCGATCATCATCGGCCGCTCGCCCTCCTGCACCCTGGTCCTCGACGACTCCTACGCCTCATCGCGTCACGCCCGCGTCTTCCCCAAGGACGGCGCCTGGTGGCTGGAGGACCTCGGATCCACCAACGGAACCATGATGGACGGCCGCCCCGTGCACGGCGCCGTGGAGCTCCCCATGAACATACCTGTCAGAATCGGCCAAACGACGCTGGAGCTGCGCTCATGACCATCTCCCTGCGCTTCGCCGCGCGCTCCGACGTCGGTCTGGTCCGCCAGTCCAACCAGGACTCGGGCTACGCAGGCCCCCATCTGTGCGTCCTGTGCGACGGGATGGGCGGACCGGCGGGCGGAGACATCGCCTCGGCGGTCGCCGTCGAGCACCTCATGCCCCTGGACGCCGACTCCCACCAGGCCGGCGAGCTGCTGGGCCTCATGCGCGACGCCGTCCAGGCCGCCCACACCGAGCTCGTCACCCTGTCCTCGCAGGACCCCGACCTCGCCGGCCTGGGCACCACCTGCATCGGCGTCATGCGCAGCGGCAACAAGCTCGCCATGGTCCACGTGGGCGACTCACGCGCCTACATGCTGCGCGACGGCACACTCACCCAGGTCACCACCGACCACACCTTCGTGGAGTACCTCGTGGAGACCGGGCGCCTCACCCGGGACCAGGCCCGCCAGCACCCGCAGCGCTCGGTGCTCCTGCGCGTCCTGGGGGACACCGAGGGCGAGGTCCAGCTCGACGAGTCGATCCGCGAGGCCGTTCCCGGCGACCGCTGGCTGTTGTGCTCCGACGGCCTGAGCGGCCCGGTGACCGCCGAGACCATCGGCGAGGTCCTGGCCGGCGTCGCCGACCCCGGCCAGGCCGCCGACCAGCTCATCGACCTGGCACTGCGCGCCGGCGGACCGGACAACGTCACCGCCGTCGTCTTCGACGTCGTCAAGGACGATCCCGAGCCGCAGACCGTCCCGCAGGTGGTGGGCAGCGCCGCCACCGAGCGCCTGGCCCAGGAGCGTGCCGCCGCCGCCCACCGCGCCGGTGGAGGGGACGCCGGGGCCAAGGACACCGAGGCCACCAGCCCCGCCGCCAAGGCCGCAGCCCTCCTGGCCACCCTGGAGGAGCAGGCCGGCCCCTCCTCCACGAAGGAGTCCTCCAAGGTCAACGACGCCATTGCCGCCGAGGCCGCCACCCAGCAGAAGGCCCGACGCCGTCATCGTCGTCGGGTCCTCGTGGGCGGCCTCATCCTGCTGGTCACGCTCGTCGGTGCCAGCGCCCTGTTCTACCGCTGGACCCAGACCCGCTACTACGTCTCCACCGACGAGGGCAAGGTCGCCATCTACCAGGGGATCCCCCAGTCCGTCGGCCCCCTCAAGCTGAGCCACTCGGTCAAGACCTACGAGGACCTGCCGGTGAATAGCCTCGATCACAACATCCGCGAGCGCCTGGAGGCCACCGTCACCCAGTCGTCGATGAGCGACGCGGAGACCTACGTGGACAAGACGGTCCGCTCCTACCGCAAGCCGGCCGCCGCCCCGCACAGCACCTCGGGTCCCACGGCCAGGCCCTCGTCCTCACCCACCTCCACCCCGTCGCCGGCCTCCACCACACCGACTCGGCCCGGTAAGCCCGGGCAGGAGGGGTGAGATGACTGCTGCTCCCGGCCCCATGGGCGCCCCCGCGGGCGTCGCGACCATCCAGCCCGCCGGCGCCGCGCGATACTCGGGACGGTGGGCGGAGGCGGCGCTGCTCGGCGTCGCCCTGGTCCTGGGTCTGGGCGGCTTCGTGCTCACCGCTCTCAACCGCACCGGTTCATCCCCGGCGCAGACCGTGGTCGTGGCGATCGCCTTCCTCGCCCTGACCGTGGTCATGCACCTGTGTGTGCGCTA
Coding sequences within it:
- a CDS encoding FHA domain-containing protein; this encodes MSALAFTILRLGYLVLLWFFLYLIVRVMRRDMADSPAAGSARRRSTGGSEQPSAPPPRGRRRSATRLVITEGPLAGSTVPLSPSSIIIGRSPSCTLVLDDSYASSRHARVFPKDGAWWLEDLGSTNGTMMDGRPVHGAVELPMNIPVRIGQTTLELRS
- a CDS encoding carbon starvation CstA family protein; protein product: MPQKEASLPTYTEQEEKRIIRNDDGVPVGIRPDNRWTPVRIATWVAITALGVLGWWMLAVVRGEHVNTIWFVVTAVCTYAIGYRFYALYIQRRIMRPDDTNATPAERINNGRDFDPTHRVVLYGHHFAAIAGAGPLVGPVLAAQMGYLPGTLWIIIGVLVAGAVQDMLVLFFSMRRGGRSLGQMATDEIGKIGGIVATIVVFVMLMIVLAVLAMVCVNALAASPWGVFSVGMTIPIAIGMGLWLRFVQPGKITQVSFIGFGLLIAVIIGGRWVAESSFGHYLHLSPTTLVWAMIIYGFLAAVLPVWVLLTPRDYLSTFMKVGTITILALGIIIVRPLVEMSAVTEFAFNTAGPVFAGTLFPFLFITIACGALSGMHAMVSSGTSPKMVEKETQVRMIGYGGMLMESFVAIMALAAAVSLSPGIYFSMNTSTATMNKLAGPETVAAAPCKTTDDPDHHCEKLAESAVAKLGVTDAQGRRLTPEWDSWDDNGNPKTYTGAEALERLASDVGEPNVVSRTGGAPTLSVGIAHILHQIGGGRTMMGFWYHFAIMFEALFILSAVDAVTRVARFQLSDALGNAFPRFKDPSWHVGAWGTTAVVVASWGALLLMGVTDPRGGIQTLYPLFGIANQLIAAVALLVVTVMVVRKGYTKWVWIPAIPLVFDTAVTFTASWQKIFSTDPLVGYFQQHREAVAKLSTLSDPAKIEETKAIVRNTMIQGTLSIVFLVMVAFVMVCALIRIVQTIRNRDTTTSEDPYQESNFYAPETMIASSLMKKVSREYEQVGDPALIPHKAHAEKS
- a CDS encoding VanZ family protein, whose amino-acid sequence is MPAQQPAPDALTSADSPDTSRETSPVSAGSPSANRASGPNQPEDVLPGRARYERIARVATVILLSIICVAVTWPSGHEVADLKDTMGPGFLSSEGKDIVLNLVMLAPATFCAVAGWRDVPWWMWALVGCVIGLSAEVLQSLLPMLERRPSLANVGQNAVGAWAGALTAWYLLRRWHLRTAA
- a CDS encoding FhaA domain-containing protein yields the protein MGFLDKFEKGVENVTNRAMSRFSDDIEPIEIASKLRETMDKRAASFARDRSVVPNIFRIHLTPPSIERITAWGQDEMVRQMEEVATSHAADQGYSFVGPVEVSFLVNNNPNAPAIEIESSTRRGAAAPAASATATPTHPIVDINGQRYLLTGPVTVIGRGSEADIIVDDSGVSRRHLEIRLTHGNAIASDLGSTNGTFVEGQRVDAVTLVDGNTLTIGRTQILFWDGTQNSGVNG
- a CDS encoding PP2C family protein-serine/threonine phosphatase; this encodes MTISLRFAARSDVGLVRQSNQDSGYAGPHLCVLCDGMGGPAGGDIASAVAVEHLMPLDADSHQAGELLGLMRDAVQAAHTELVTLSSQDPDLAGLGTTCIGVMRSGNKLAMVHVGDSRAYMLRDGTLTQVTTDHTFVEYLVETGRLTRDQARQHPQRSVLLRVLGDTEGEVQLDESIREAVPGDRWLLCSDGLSGPVTAETIGEVLAGVADPGQAADQLIDLALRAGGPDNVTAVVFDVVKDDPEPQTVPQVVGSAATERLAQERAAAAHRAGGGDAGAKDTEATSPAAKAAALLATLEEQAGPSSTKESSKVNDAIAAEAATQQKARRRHRRRVLVGGLILLVTLVGASALFYRWTQTRYYVSTDEGKVAIYQGIPQSVGPLKLSHSVKTYEDLPVNSLDHNIRERLEATVTQSSMSDAETYVDKTVRSYRKPAAAPHSTSGPTARPSSSPTSTPSPASTTPTRPGKPGQEG
- a CDS encoding YbdD/YjiX family protein, with amino-acid sequence MTSTPPTPRPAGRPSTRSRLHQALARARALWRDMTGESAYDRYLERYAREHAQCLHGHGGDHGSGHGSGHGPMSEREFWRARAKQAETEINASCC